One window of the Pseudochaenichthys georgianus chromosome 21, fPseGeo1.2, whole genome shotgun sequence genome contains the following:
- the LOC117467133 gene encoding protein Fer3 — MEDVLFDLDQDGTTDYAFWGQMDQNFHFQSQLDTFLLDYNSAGQLSPWSNFGSQSMFPDAQLTLTDLDLQSPGEDACAEGETSSMDDPLEVTKHRARRLSSHPPYKVQRHAANIRERKRMLSINSAFEELRCHVPTFPYEKRLSKIDTLRLAIAYIALLREILVSGCDPKSYVDDCMKSGYKNHTNAIWNTSDLTARLSWIKWD; from the exons ATGGAGGACGTGCTTTTTGACTTGGATCAGGATGGCACTACTGATTATGCATTTTGGGGACAAATGGACCAAAACTTCCATTTCCAGAGCCAGCTGGATACCTTCCTGCTGGACTACAACTCCGCTGGCCAGCTCTCACCCTGGTCCAACTTCGGCAGTCAGTCCATGTTCCCGGACGCACAGCTGACCTTAACCGACCTCGACTTGCAGTCTCCGGGGGAAGACGCGTGCGCTGAAGGGGAAACGTCCTCCATGGACGACCCCCTGGAGGTGACCAAGCACAGGGCGCGGCGCCTCTCTTCTCACCCGCCCTATAAGGTGCAGCGGCACGCGGCCAACATCCGCGAGAGGAAGAGGATGCTGAGCATCAACTCCGCCTTCGAGGAGCTGCGCTGCCACGTGCCCACCTTCCCCTACGAGAAGCGGCTGTCCAAGATAGACACCCTGAGGCTCGCCATCGCCTACATCGCCCTGCTGAGGGAGATCCTCGTGTCGGGCTGCGACCCCAAGTCCTACGTAGACGACTGCATGAAGAGCGGCTACAAGAATCACACCAACGCCATCTGGAACACAAGCG ACCTGACAGCCCGCCTCTCTTGGATAAAGTGGGATTAA